A genomic window from Cryomorphaceae bacterium includes:
- a CDS encoding DUF4625 domain-containing protein, with translation MRAICILSAAAFGLVFFSHCGKISVDNEDPKIEVFLINGQGSIESAQAGQSLQLELFITDNEKLAEVLVRLENMSNTALTATERMAFFEVFSDINAKEFSRVIDISLSESILAGRYRLMVQVADANGNSQSKVEEFMIFNTPEEPEIMISSFLPPATGGVLQLAAGDSLMINGYISDASGIDRFRVQITGASGLHNQLVEIEESDFTFYDFNWLGAIQISGNAAPGSYSLQIDATDNDGHMSFFSHPVQVQ, from the coding sequence ATGAGAGCAATTTGCATTTTGAGCGCTGCCGCCTTTGGGCTGGTATTTTTTAGCCATTGCGGAAAAATCAGTGTGGATAATGAAGATCCCAAAATAGAGGTGTTTCTGATAAATGGCCAGGGTAGTATTGAATCTGCGCAGGCAGGACAATCATTACAACTTGAGCTTTTTATAACCGACAATGAAAAGCTGGCGGAGGTCCTTGTGCGACTCGAAAACATGTCGAATACTGCTTTGACGGCTACCGAGCGAATGGCTTTTTTCGAGGTTTTCAGCGACATTAACGCCAAAGAATTCAGCCGGGTAATTGACATCTCTTTGAGCGAAAGCATACTGGCCGGCAGATATCGTTTAATGGTTCAGGTGGCAGATGCCAATGGTAACAGCCAGAGCAAAGTAGAGGAGTTTATGATCTTTAATACGCCTGAAGAACCCGAAATCATGATAAGCTCTTTTCTGCCGCCGGCAACAGGAGGGGTGCTGCAACTGGCGGCCGGCGACTCACTCATGATCAACGGATACATTTCCGATGCATCGGGTATTGATCGTTTTCGTGTGCAAATCACAGGTGCATCAGGATTACATAACCAACTAGTGGAAATTGAAGAGAGTGATTTTACGTTCTACGACTTCAATTGGCTGGGCGCGATTCAAATCAGTGGAAACGCTGCTCCCGGCAGCTATTCGCTGCAAATAGATGCTACCGACAACGACGGACATATGTCGTTTTTCTCGCACCCTGTGCAAGTTCAGTAG
- a CDS encoding ABC transporter permease yields the protein MNLTYISLKNILSKPLSSTLSLLLLVLGVAMISFMMVVNDGLDKDFRKNIKDIDMVVGAKGSPLQLILSAVYQIDNPTGNINYLDVKKALRNPLVEKTIPLAYGDNYAGYRIVGSTEDYPAHYEMELATGALWHRPFECTIGAAAAKATDLGVGDTFFSMHGLSDDDTHVHDNIAFKIVGIFKESGTVLDRLILTSIESVWLVHDDHDHATCDDPTHDHGPIQKRDTLNNEPAYDPFAEDYQPMPVGPDREITAMLVQFKSAMGLMTLPNMINRSTNFQSALPAIEINRLFDLFGAGIAALRMIALAIIIISALSMFISLYNSLKERRYELALMRSMGASPARLFLLILIEANLLAVAGIAIGFMVSRFGLIAAQQFASSQLSGSLVRWVPLVDEYTLFVLVMVVANLAAIIPAYQSTKLIISDVLSKK from the coding sequence ATGAATCTGACTTACATCAGCCTGAAGAATATTCTGAGCAAACCACTGTCGAGCACGTTGAGCCTCCTGCTGCTGGTTCTGGGTGTAGCAATGATTTCCTTCATGATGGTAGTGAACGATGGTTTGGACAAGGACTTTCGGAAAAACATCAAGGACATTGATATGGTGGTTGGGGCAAAGGGTAGTCCGCTTCAACTGATTCTATCCGCAGTTTATCAGATTGATAACCCAACCGGTAACATCAATTACCTTGATGTGAAGAAAGCGTTGCGCAATCCGCTGGTTGAAAAAACCATTCCGCTGGCCTACGGCGATAACTACGCAGGCTATCGGATTGTGGGCAGTACCGAAGACTACCCCGCTCACTATGAAATGGAACTGGCAACGGGCGCGTTGTGGCACCGACCTTTTGAATGTACCATCGGCGCCGCTGCCGCAAAAGCTACAGACCTCGGTGTAGGTGATACTTTTTTCTCTATGCACGGGCTGAGCGACGACGATACCCACGTGCACGACAACATCGCCTTTAAAATTGTGGGTATTTTTAAGGAGTCAGGAACGGTGCTCGACAGGCTTATTCTCACATCCATTGAAAGTGTATGGCTTGTGCACGACGACCACGACCACGCAACCTGCGACGACCCTACCCACGATCACGGCCCTATTCAGAAGCGCGACACCCTAAACAATGAGCCAGCCTACGACCCATTTGCGGAGGATTACCAACCCATGCCCGTAGGCCCCGATCGCGAAATCACAGCCATGCTCGTGCAGTTCAAAAGTGCCATGGGACTCATGACCCTGCCCAACATGATTAACCGGAGCACCAACTTTCAATCGGCTTTGCCCGCCATTGAAATCAATCGGCTCTTTGACCTATTCGGGGCGGGTATTGCGGCCTTGAGGATGATTGCTCTGGCCATCATTATTATTTCGGCGTTGAGTATGTTTATATCTCTGTACAATAGCCTGAAAGAACGACGTTATGAACTTGCACTGATGCGCTCAATGGGCGCCTCCCCTGCCCGATTGTTCTTGCTCATTCTGATTGAAGCCAATTTACTGGCAGTTGCTGGAATTGCGATTGGCTTTATGGTATCGCGCTTTGGACTCATTGCAGCTCAACAGTTTGCCTCTTCTCAACTCAGTGGTTCGCTAGTGCGGTGGGTTCCTTTGGTAGATGAGTACACGCTTTTTGTGTTGGTGATGGTGGTGGCCAATCTGGCTGCTATTATTCCCGCCTACCAATCAACCAAGCTCATCATCTCTGACGTGCTCTCAAAAAAGTAA
- a CDS encoding ABC transporter ATP-binding protein, translated as MSFPDLCFGRGEHWLITGSSGSGKTTLLHLLAGLRQPDGGTVSVNGNSLAEMRRAELDRFRGREIGIVFQTSHFVQSLNVLENLELAAFLAGKKCDHTRNKNLLERLGLQDKGRKKPHQLSVGEQQRAGIARAMVNRPSVVLADEPTASLDDENCRKMIELLRQECSESNATLITVTHDQRVKELIQKVVAL; from the coding sequence ATGAGCTTTCCTGATTTGTGTTTCGGGCGCGGCGAGCACTGGTTGATTACAGGTTCGTCGGGATCGGGCAAAACCACGTTGCTGCATTTACTCGCAGGTCTTCGCCAACCGGATGGCGGCACTGTGTCTGTAAACGGCAACAGCCTCGCGGAGATGCGACGGGCAGAGCTCGACAGATTTCGGGGGCGTGAAATTGGTATTGTGTTTCAAACCTCTCATTTTGTGCAATCGCTCAACGTGCTCGAAAACCTTGAACTCGCAGCTTTTCTCGCCGGAAAAAAGTGTGATCATACACGGAATAAAAACCTGTTGGAGCGCCTTGGTCTTCAAGACAAGGGTCGTAAGAAGCCGCACCAACTCAGCGTTGGTGAACAACAGCGGGCAGGCATTGCGCGCGCCATGGTAAACCGCCCGTCGGTGGTGTTGGCCGATGAGCCTACTGCCAGTCTGGACGATGAAAACTGCCGTAAAATGATTGAACTTCTGCGCCAGGAATGCTCCGAAAGCAATGCAACACTCATCACGGTAACGCACGATCAGCGGGTTAAAGAACTTATTCAAAAAGTGGTGGCACTATGA
- the hemB gene encoding porphobilinogen synthase yields MNIRPRRNRKSAAIRDMVRETELHVRQLMYPMFLVDGTQREIPVDSLPGISRFSADLLLREVESCLKLGIQSFVLFPAVDDALKDKHATYSYHPENFYLKAARAIKERFPEVALMSDVAMDPYSSDGHDGLVENGEILNDETLPILADMAVAQAQAGFDIIGPSDMMDGRVGYIRKALDEANCSNVSIMSYTAKYASAYYGPFRDALDSAPKSGDKKTYQMDPANRLEAIREAESDLAEGADFLMVKPALCYLDVIMELSQMSPVPVAAYNVSGEYAMLKAAADKGWLNYEQAMSEMLLSIHRAGAQIILSYFAKEFAQLMHQK; encoded by the coding sequence ATGAATATCCGACCCCGCCGAAACCGCAAGTCAGCCGCCATTCGAGATATGGTGCGCGAAACCGAGCTGCATGTCAGGCAGTTGATGTACCCAATGTTCCTTGTTGATGGAACCCAACGTGAAATACCTGTGGACTCGCTGCCCGGAATAAGCCGGTTTAGCGCCGATTTGCTGCTGCGCGAAGTAGAGAGCTGTCTGAAGCTGGGAATTCAGTCTTTTGTCCTTTTTCCTGCAGTGGATGATGCGCTCAAAGACAAACACGCCACTTACAGCTATCACCCCGAGAATTTTTATCTCAAGGCTGCCCGGGCCATTAAAGAGCGTTTTCCGGAAGTGGCGTTGATGAGCGATGTAGCGATGGATCCATACAGCTCGGATGGCCACGATGGTCTCGTTGAAAACGGAGAAATTCTGAACGATGAAACGCTACCCATTCTGGCAGACATGGCAGTAGCGCAGGCGCAGGCGGGCTTTGATATCATTGGCCCTTCCGATATGATGGATGGCAGGGTAGGCTACATTCGGAAGGCGCTGGATGAAGCAAACTGCAGCAACGTGAGCATCATGAGTTACACCGCCAAGTACGCAAGTGCCTATTACGGTCCTTTTCGCGATGCACTCGATTCGGCGCCCAAAAGTGGCGACAAGAAAACCTACCAGATGGATCCGGCCAACAGGCTTGAGGCCATCCGGGAGGCTGAATCCGATCTCGCTGAAGGGGCTGATTTCCTGATGGTGAAGCCTGCTTTGTGCTACCTCGACGTAATCATGGAGCTCAGCCAGATGTCGCCCGTACCTGTGGCGGCCTACAACGTAAGCGGTGAGTATGCGATGCTGAAGGCTGCGGCCGATAAAGGCTGGCTCAACTACGAGCAAGCCATGTCCGAAATGCTGCTGAGTATACATCGCGCCGGCGCACAAATAATTTTGTCGTATTTTGCGAAGGAGTTTGCACAGCTGATGCATCAAAAGTAA
- a CDS encoding DUF1566 domain-containing protein, with translation MHIPCISYPFVIVMMTALILFSACSKDEEETDPVGVPEVSTLSAEPTGIQTALAVGEVMSDGGSPVSERGICLRTGLGEDAVITCIASGEGVGTFSVEAPFLEVGKIYSVYAYAKNEAGTGYGNQISLTTVMYQTFVFQSQLFWVFPFDQNFAVWGPNNQFVGATNPSNGLLNTMDISGQVVGNTAAAKVCNNLSAYGMNDWYLPSRNELLEMYNKREEIGNFGEESYWTSTEVSASHAEAIDFTTGEVEEVQKNVQLRCRCIRRD, from the coding sequence ATGCATATACCATGTATAAGCTACCCTTTTGTCATCGTGATGATGACAGCACTCATTCTCTTCAGTGCCTGTAGCAAAGACGAAGAAGAGACCGATCCTGTGGGTGTTCCCGAAGTTTCTACGTTATCTGCCGAACCTACGGGCATACAAACTGCCTTAGCCGTTGGTGAGGTGATGAGCGATGGCGGGAGCCCGGTTTCTGAACGGGGTATTTGCCTGCGAACAGGATTGGGCGAGGATGCAGTGATAACCTGCATCGCTTCAGGTGAAGGGGTTGGTACATTCTCAGTAGAGGCCCCGTTTCTGGAGGTAGGTAAAATCTATTCGGTGTATGCTTATGCCAAGAATGAAGCGGGCACTGGATACGGAAACCAGATCTCACTCACTACGGTCATGTATCAAACCTTTGTATTCCAGAGTCAGTTGTTTTGGGTTTTTCCGTTTGACCAGAATTTTGCGGTGTGGGGTCCCAATAACCAGTTTGTGGGAGCCACCAATCCCAGCAATGGTCTATTGAATACAATGGACATTTCCGGGCAGGTAGTCGGAAATACTGCTGCGGCCAAAGTTTGTAACAACCTTTCAGCCTATGGTATGAATGACTGGTATTTGCCATCGCGAAATGAGCTGTTGGAGATGTACAATAAACGCGAAGAGATTGGCAATTTTGGGGAAGAATCATATTGGACCAGCACGGAGGTATCGGCATCGCACGCAGAGGCCATTGACTTTACAACGGGTGAGGTAGAGGAGGTGCAGAAAAATGTGCAATTGAGGTGCCGCTGCATCCGAAGAGATTAG
- a CDS encoding sulfite exporter TauE/SafE family protein, translating into MALFFKLLLFIAAFLYAMVGHGGASSYLAIFALSDSVSPEQMRSTALVMNISVSLVSFLSYRANKHFEGKVLMVILSASVPAAFIGGMIRLPGSLYLTLLGGVLLLVGLRVAGLGKETGELSPMPMYGGILAGLMIGLLSGIVGIGGGVLLSPLILLMRWAPIKTTAGISAAFIFFNSVAGIIGIYSSGQLDIHPETGWWIALVIIGGFAGALLGSRWMAPQTIRYALAVVLLFAGVKLLLF; encoded by the coding sequence ATGGCACTGTTTTTTAAACTACTGCTTTTCATAGCCGCATTTCTTTACGCCATGGTTGGCCACGGAGGAGCGAGTAGCTACCTTGCCATATTTGCCCTATCCGACAGTGTCTCGCCCGAGCAAATGCGATCTACAGCACTCGTTATGAATATTTCCGTTTCATTGGTTTCCTTTCTCTCCTACCGGGCCAACAAACATTTTGAGGGTAAAGTTCTGATGGTCATTTTGTCTGCGTCTGTGCCGGCGGCCTTTATTGGCGGAATGATTCGACTTCCGGGAAGCCTCTATCTTACACTTCTGGGTGGAGTGTTGCTGCTCGTTGGACTTCGGGTTGCCGGACTTGGCAAAGAAACTGGTGAACTAAGCCCGATGCCCATGTACGGTGGCATTTTGGCCGGTTTGATGATAGGTTTGCTGTCTGGAATAGTAGGAATTGGTGGTGGCGTGTTGCTCAGCCCATTGATTTTACTGATGCGATGGGCACCAATTAAAACCACCGCTGGTATCTCGGCTGCGTTTATATTTTTTAATTCCGTTGCAGGCATTATCGGAATCTATTCGAGCGGACAACTTGATATCCATCCAGAAACCGGATGGTGGATTGCCCTCGTAATTATTGGTGGTTTTGCCGGAGCACTGCTGGGAAGTCGTTGGATGGCTCCCCAAACCATTCGCTACGCACTGGCTGTGGTACTTCTTTTTGCGGGCGTAAAGCTTTTGCTTTTCTGA
- the moaA gene encoding GTP 3',8-cyclase MoaA: protein MSLTDSLGRKHNYLRISLTDRCNLRCLYCMPHNDMQFMPPARLMSADEIQRFAEIFVELGVRKIRLTGGEPLMRRDAGTIVENLSSLKVKLAITTNGYFLHRYFDTFEKVGLNSINLSLDTLRKDRFEVMSQRKGFDRTWQNIEEAIRRGFYVKLNMVVMKNRNEDEINDFVELTRHMPIHVRFIEFMPFAENRWDISQTVSYASILKRIEQSHSYARIADAANDTARNFRVQGSPGTFAVISSVTNPFCDTCNRIRLTADGKIKNCLFAQHETDLLTVLRNGGDVERLIKENIAAKHAARGGLPEFSAEQAPELFSKNRSMISIGG from the coding sequence ATGTCGCTAACCGATTCTCTGGGCCGGAAACACAATTATCTGCGCATCTCCCTCACCGACCGGTGTAATCTGCGCTGCCTATACTGCATGCCCCACAATGATATGCAGTTTATGCCACCGGCTCGTTTGATGTCGGCCGATGAAATACAAAGATTTGCTGAGATATTCGTGGAACTTGGGGTGCGAAAAATCCGACTTACCGGTGGCGAGCCACTGATGCGCAGAGATGCAGGCACCATAGTTGAAAATCTATCTTCCCTCAAGGTTAAACTAGCCATCACCACCAACGGGTACTTTCTGCATCGTTACTTTGATACATTCGAAAAAGTGGGGTTAAACTCCATCAACCTCAGTTTGGATACGCTCCGCAAGGATCGTTTTGAGGTAATGTCGCAGCGCAAAGGCTTTGACCGCACATGGCAAAACATTGAAGAAGCCATTCGCAGAGGTTTTTACGTGAAGCTCAACATGGTGGTAATGAAGAACAGAAACGAAGACGAAATCAACGACTTTGTAGAACTCACCAGGCACATGCCCATCCATGTGCGTTTCATTGAGTTTATGCCTTTTGCTGAAAACCGGTGGGATATTTCGCAAACCGTGAGCTATGCTTCTATTCTGAAGCGCATTGAACAAAGTCATTCGTATGCACGCATTGCGGATGCCGCCAACGATACCGCCCGCAATTTTCGGGTGCAAGGTTCACCCGGTACTTTTGCAGTAATCAGTTCTGTGACCAATCCATTTTGCGACACTTGCAACCGCATTCGGCTTACCGCAGATGGAAAAATCAAGAATTGCCTTTTCGCGCAGCACGAAACCGATTTGCTCACCGTTCTTCGCAATGGCGGCGATGTGGAGCGATTAATCAAAGAAAATATTGCAGCCAAGCACGCCGCACGGGGCGGACTGCCGGAATTCAGCGCTGAACAAGCTCCGGAGTTGTTCTCAAAGAATCGCTCAATGATTTCAATTGGCGGGTAG
- a CDS encoding DUF2911 domain-containing protein: MSTSALIIITSIAVVTLLLLYAIRKMRAVSPTAISQLEAPCGMVVVRYSSPRKRGRKVFGHLVPFGEVWRTGANESTTIESSCPMVVGGTTLPAGRYALFTIPGEDKWTIIFNSRIAWWGAKLNSKAPHNPAFDAVRIEVPAETLPETTEELSIELHNEPEPQLTLNWDRTRVTVPINR; the protein is encoded by the coding sequence ATGTCAACTTCCGCCCTGATTATTATTACTTCCATTGCGGTGGTCACTCTTCTGCTACTCTATGCGATTCGTAAGATGCGCGCCGTGAGTCCAACTGCAATTTCGCAATTGGAAGCTCCTTGCGGAATGGTTGTGGTGCGATATAGTTCTCCACGCAAACGCGGACGGAAAGTTTTCGGTCATCTTGTCCCTTTCGGTGAGGTGTGGCGCACAGGGGCCAATGAGAGCACCACCATAGAGTCTTCGTGCCCAATGGTGGTAGGCGGAACCACCTTGCCCGCCGGTCGTTATGCACTTTTTACCATTCCGGGAGAAGACAAGTGGACCATCATCTTCAACTCCAGGATAGCATGGTGGGGAGCCAAACTCAATTCAAAAGCTCCGCACAATCCGGCTTTCGATGCAGTGCGCATTGAAGTGCCTGCTGAAACCCTTCCGGAAACCACTGAAGAACTCAGCATTGAGTTACATAACGAACCCGAACCGCAACTCACCTTAAACTGGGATAGAACAAGGGTTACGGTTCCCATTAACCGCTGA
- a CDS encoding MarR family transcriptional regulator — protein sequence MMKETFYPLGKSFALITKAYIGAISSRLSHLDIERHFYLLYRIGTATEPLTQKDLGEIINQDKSAMVRIIDYLSDYGYVRRKQNAEDRREYFIVLTPKGEQVIPEIKAAFSFVDDAALQSLNSEDRACLDKVLQSVYENLNRLPAQDVKLDYKKSSLSSSNS from the coding sequence ATGATGAAAGAAACATTTTATCCGCTTGGTAAGTCGTTCGCGCTCATTACCAAAGCATACATAGGAGCCATTTCTTCCCGGCTCAGCCACCTCGATATTGAACGACACTTTTACCTCCTGTACCGCATCGGCACCGCTACGGAGCCTCTTACTCAAAAAGATCTGGGCGAAATCATCAACCAGGATAAAAGTGCCATGGTGCGCATTATTGACTACCTCAGTGACTATGGATACGTGCGCCGCAAGCAGAATGCCGAAGACAGGCGAGAATATTTCATAGTTCTGACACCCAAAGGCGAACAAGTCATCCCGGAAATCAAAGCCGCATTTAGTTTTGTGGACGATGCAGCCCTGCAAAGCCTCAACAGTGAAGACCGCGCCTGTCTCGATAAAGTCCTGCAATCGGTATACGAAAACCTGAATCGACTTCCGGCACAGGATGTAAAGCTTGATTACAAAAAATCTTCACTTTCATCTTCCAATTCATGA
- a CDS encoding efflux RND transporter periplasmic adaptor subunit, producing the protein MIKRVLMPVASALLGWSAMTSCESGGAESQKSGPAGAGAITAEVIVVKPEMLERKINVTGTILANEEVVLRSETAGRLQKLNFREGSVVHRGTLLAKINDRDLQASLRALQLQDSLLTREEQRKKRLLEIKAISAEEYDQVQTMLQTNRAEQEVVRAQIERTEVIAPFTGVVGLRRVSEGAMMDTNAELATLKQLDPVKIEFAVPERYRAHLKAGTPVSFSVTGVDSVFAAEVYAVEAMIDAGTRTATVRALCPNPDYLLFPGAFARVEIKLESINNALLVPAEAIVQQMTTKNVFVIENGKAVSREVTTDIRTDSRTQIVSGIAPGDSLAVTGLLQLRNGIRVRAIEPTTSDS; encoded by the coding sequence ATGATAAAGCGAGTTTTAATGCCCGTTGCAAGTGCGCTACTCGGATGGTCAGCAATGACCTCATGTGAGTCAGGAGGTGCTGAAAGCCAGAAATCAGGCCCTGCGGGTGCTGGGGCAATTACCGCTGAGGTGATAGTGGTAAAGCCCGAAATGCTGGAGCGAAAAATCAACGTTACCGGCACTATTCTGGCCAACGAAGAGGTGGTGTTGAGAAGCGAAACCGCAGGCCGGCTTCAAAAACTGAACTTCCGCGAAGGAAGCGTCGTGCATCGCGGAACTCTGCTTGCCAAGATTAACGATCGCGATTTACAAGCGAGCTTGAGGGCTTTACAATTGCAAGATAGCCTGCTTACCCGTGAAGAGCAGCGCAAAAAACGGCTTCTCGAAATCAAAGCAATCAGTGCAGAGGAGTACGATCAGGTGCAAACCATGCTGCAAACCAACAGGGCAGAGCAGGAGGTGGTTCGTGCGCAGATCGAACGCACGGAAGTGATTGCTCCGTTTACAGGAGTAGTTGGGTTGCGACGCGTAAGCGAAGGAGCCATGATGGACACCAATGCAGAACTGGCCACCCTCAAGCAACTCGACCCTGTTAAAATTGAGTTTGCCGTTCCTGAGCGATACCGCGCACATTTGAAAGCGGGTACACCTGTTTCTTTCTCCGTAACAGGCGTAGATAGTGTTTTTGCCGCCGAAGTATATGCCGTTGAGGCTATGATTGATGCCGGAACCCGCACAGCCACTGTTAGAGCACTTTGTCCGAATCCGGATTACTTGCTTTTTCCCGGAGCCTTTGCCCGTGTTGAAATCAAACTCGAGAGCATCAACAACGCGCTGCTCGTACCCGCCGAAGCCATTGTGCAACAGATGACCACCAAAAACGTGTTTGTTATTGAAAACGGAAAAGCGGTTTCCAGGGAGGTAACCACCGACATTCGCACCGATAGCCGCACACAAATCGTTTCGGGCATCGCTCCCGGCGATAGTTTGGCCGTAACCGGTCTTCTGCAACTCCGCAATGGCATTCGCGTGAGGGCTATTGAACCTACCACTTCCGATTCCTGA
- the pbpC gene encoding penicillin-binding protein 1C, with translation MKQKLYITGVTGFTILFLAWWFCLPNPLFSDPFCTVVSDQSGQLLNARIAADQQWRFAPIDSVPFKFATALITFEDRRFYTHFGVDIRAMARAIRSNLLAEGKKSGASTLTMQLMRMSRKKVSRSFWQKLIETAWALRAEWRFSKDELLRLYASHAPFGGNVVGLEAASWRYYHKPAHALTWSESAVLAVLPNAPGLIYPGRNPDALRQKRNYLLLRLYEKGYLDRETYELSLLENVPGPTMALPDLAPHLTDQLIQQNAGGRSLTTTLNGNLQAEVQRGLNRYITTLSRNHIHNGAVLVADVASGEVLVYCGNTTERENEYGEQNNMIVTPRSSGSILKPFLFAQMVQNRQLTPWQIVPDIPTQIGGFAPRNFDEQYSGAVKADAALAASLNIPAVRMLREYGVPSFHYDLQKLGFSTITQSPGHYGLSLILGGAETKLWDLVNAYREIPLVLSRDKNVNRTDGIHVLRNDEYAEKPQWNLHAGVAWSVTEALSEVKRPLIDVNWLTFSSSRKVSWKTGTSLGLRDAWAVGYDSGFVVGVWVGNASGEGRPGLTGLQAAAPLLFDIFNKLPNRPALPRPGLYIQAVDICIESGMRAGRHCGNIESKDIPLPALETVACTFCVPVQLDASGRYRVHKLCYVPSESREEKRFVLPPLQEWYYRRNHPEYRGLPPWLPECNESASGSVMQLIYPTTTARVLVPREVDGNLESIVLKAAHRNAEAIIYWHLNDQYLGATSGLHHLEVSPEPGNYDLTLVDDKGAVVKETLTVVVGR, from the coding sequence ATTAAACAAAAACTTTACATTACGGGCGTTACAGGATTCACTATCCTGTTTTTAGCATGGTGGTTTTGCCTGCCCAACCCTTTGTTCAGCGACCCCTTTTGCACAGTTGTGTCTGACCAAAGCGGACAGCTTCTCAATGCGAGAATCGCGGCTGATCAACAATGGCGTTTTGCACCGATTGACAGCGTGCCCTTTAAGTTTGCTACAGCGCTCATAACTTTTGAGGACCGTCGATTTTACACTCATTTTGGAGTTGACATTCGCGCGATGGCGCGGGCTATACGATCAAATCTTCTTGCGGAGGGCAAAAAAAGCGGAGCCAGCACGCTAACTATGCAACTTATGCGCATGAGTCGGAAGAAAGTATCGCGCAGTTTCTGGCAAAAGCTTATTGAAACAGCATGGGCATTGCGTGCCGAGTGGCGCTTCAGCAAAGATGAATTACTTCGTTTGTATGCTTCACATGCACCCTTTGGGGGAAACGTGGTTGGGCTGGAAGCGGCATCCTGGCGATATTACCACAAGCCTGCCCACGCCCTTACGTGGTCTGAAAGCGCGGTACTTGCCGTTCTACCCAACGCTCCCGGGCTCATCTATCCCGGCAGGAACCCGGATGCATTGCGCCAAAAGCGAAACTACCTTCTCTTGCGCTTGTATGAAAAGGGGTACCTCGACCGGGAGACCTATGAGCTCTCTTTGCTGGAAAACGTTCCGGGGCCCACCATGGCGCTTCCCGATCTTGCCCCTCACCTGACGGATCAGCTCATTCAACAAAATGCCGGAGGGCGCTCGCTGACCACCACACTCAACGGAAACCTGCAGGCCGAGGTGCAAAGAGGACTCAACCGCTACATTACAACCCTCTCCCGAAACCATATCCACAACGGGGCTGTACTGGTAGCCGACGTAGCCAGCGGCGAAGTGTTGGTTTACTGCGGAAATACTACTGAGCGTGAAAATGAATACGGAGAGCAAAACAACATGATTGTTACTCCCCGCAGCTCAGGCTCCATTCTTAAGCCTTTTCTGTTTGCGCAAATGGTTCAAAACCGGCAATTAACACCCTGGCAAATTGTGCCCGACATACCCACACAGATAGGCGGTTTCGCTCCCCGAAACTTTGATGAACAATACTCAGGAGCCGTAAAAGCCGATGCAGCACTTGCCGCATCGCTCAATATACCTGCCGTAAGAATGCTGCGTGAATACGGTGTACCTTCCTTTCACTACGATTTGCAAAAACTGGGCTTCAGCACCATTACGCAAAGCCCGGGGCACTATGGTTTGAGCCTGATTCTGGGAGGGGCAGAAACCAAATTGTGGGATTTGGTAAATGCCTACCGCGAAATTCCGTTGGTGCTCAGCCGCGATAAGAATGTTAACAGGACTGACGGAATCCATGTGTTGCGAAATGATGAGTATGCAGAAAAGCCCCAATGGAATCTTCATGCAGGCGTGGCGTGGAGCGTAACCGAAGCATTGAGTGAGGTAAAGAGACCGCTGATTGACGTGAATTGGCTCACTTTTTCGAGTAGCAGAAAAGTATCCTGGAAAACCGGAACCAGTCTCGGTTTGCGCGATGCGTGGGCCGTGGGCTACGATAGCGGCTTTGTGGTGGGCGTGTGGGTAGGCAATGCCTCCGGCGAAGGCAGGCCGGGCCTTACAGGCCTGCAAGCCGCCGCACCATTGCTTTTTGATATCTTCAACAAATTGCCCAACCGACCAGCGCTGCCCCGTCCAGGTCTGTATATACAGGCAGTAGATATTTGCATTGAAAGCGGAATGCGTGCAGGCAGACATTGCGGCAACATTGAGAGCAAGGACATTCCTTTACCTGCTCTCGAAACTGTTGCGTGTACCTTTTGCGTTCCTGTTCAGCTCGATGCATCCGGCAGATATCGTGTGCATAAACTTTGCTACGTACCATCCGAATCGCGCGAAGAAAAGCGCTTTGTATTGCCTCCGCTGCAGGAGTGGTATTATCGCCGAAATCACCCCGAATACCGCGGGTTGCCTCCTTGGTTGCCCGAATGCAATGAAAGTGCTTCGGGAAGTGTCATGCAGCTTATTTATCCCACCACCACGGCCCGTGTTCTTGTTCCGAGAGAAGTGGATGGCAACCTCGAATCCATCGTTTTGAAAGCAGCGCATCGCAATGCAGAAGCCATTATTTACTGGCACCTGAATGACCAATACTTAGGAGCCACATCGGGACTGCACCATCTTGAAGTAAGCCCTGAGCCCGGCAACTACGATTTAACGCTGGTGGATGACAAGGGCGCGGTGGTCAAAGAAACCTTGACGGTGGTCGTGGGCAGGTGA